Within the Opitutaceae bacterium TAV5 genome, the region TCGCCCTCCTCGAAGCCGGCCTGCGCGACGGCCGCATCGAGGAAACCCGCCGCAACTACGAGCTTCTCGCCGCCGCCTGGCTCGGCATCGAGCGCCCCGACCGCGCCCTCGAAACCTACGCCGCCGCGACCGCCCGTTTCCCGAAAGAAGGCCAGCTCGACCTCCAGGCCAGCCAGCTTCTCTACAGCGCCGGCCATCCCGACCAGGCCCTCGCCACCGCCCGCGCCGGCCTCGCCAAAGGCTCTGTCGAAAAACCCGGCCTCGCCCACACCTGGGTTGCCTTCCTCGCCTGGGAACTCGCCCGCTACGACGAGGCCGCCAGGGCCGTCGATCTCGCCGCCACGTTTCCCGACTCCCGCCCCGAAGAACTCGCCCGCCTGAAAGCAGCCCTCACGGAAAAGACCGAAGGACTGAAAAACTGAAAGCTGAAAAAACACCCGATTACCAATGATCCGCCCGCCCGCCAAATCATCCGCCTTCAGCCTTCGACCCTCGGCACTCTACACTGTCGCGCCCCTGCTCGCTCTCGCCGTTTTTGCCGGCTTTTACTGGCGGCACGCCGCCACCTGGAAGGAACGCCAGCGCACCGAAGCCGCCGCGCGCATCGAGGAGCAGCGCCAGCGCATCGCCGCCGAGCAGGAGGCCCGCCGCATCGCGTATGCCGAAGCCATCGCCGCCCAGGAAAAACGGAAACGCGAGCGCGAGGAACGCGAAGCCCGCCGCCGCGAACGCGAGGCCGCCCGCGACGCCGCCCTCGCCCGCCGCGACCAGGCCGGCAGCCAGCGCGACCAGCTCGTCCGCACCCTCCAGCGCCTCGAGAAGGACATCCCGCCCGAGGCCGACGCCCTCGAAAAATACCAGCGCGAGCTCAAGGCGATCGCCGCCGAACAGGCCTTCCTCACCGGCTACCTCGCCGAGGCCCGGCAAGACCGGACCCGCCTCGCCGCCACCGCCACCCGCCTCACCGCGGCCGCGCCCGTCGCTCCATAATCCGCACTCCGCAATCCGCATTCCGCAATTCGATGAACCGCCTTTACATCATCGTTCCCGTCATCTTCCTCGCCATTTTCGGCGGGCTTTTCTGGCAGTACACCCAGGACGCCGCCGCCGCCGAGCTGGCCCGCCAGACGGAGCAGCAACGCATCGAAGCCGCCGCCGCCGCCGAGCGCGCCGTCGCGGAAAAAAAAGCCCGCGAGGACGCCGAACGTCGCGCCGCCGAACGCGCCGCCGGGGAAGCCCGTCGCGAAGCCGAACGCATCGCCAGATGGGAAGCCGACAGTCGCCGCATCGCCGAAGAGACGGCCGCCCTCGAAGCCGAAGTGGCGACCCTGAAGACCACCGTCGCCGAACGCGAACAACAGCTCGCCCGACTCAAAAAAGACCGCGAAGCCACCCGCATCGCCGTCTTCGAAGCCGCCCAAAAACTCGAGGAGGCGCAGGTCGCCCGTCGCACCCTCGATCTGGAAAACCAGCGCCTCGTCACCCTCATCGCCGACCGCACCGGCCAGCCGGGGCAATCCCGCCCATAACGCCCTTCTCCCCCTGTTCTTTTCCTCCCTCCCGTCACCAACATCATGCACCGCACCATACTAACCGCCCTCCTCCTTCCGGCGCTCAGCCTTCCCGTTTTCGGCCTTTCCCTGAAAAGCCACGACGACGTCACCGTCACCATCGACAATCCCCGTCGTATCGTGTCTCTCAATACATCCAACTATGAGATTCTCCAGGATCTCGGCGAAGCCTCCCGCATCGTCGGCACGGATGTCGCCACGCATGGCATCATTCCCGATGCGGCGGAAAAAGGGATCGCCAACTTCGGCCACCCCTACCGTCCCAACATCGAGGCCATCATCGCCGCCAAACCCGACCTCGTGCTCGGCACCGCCGACGTGCTGCTCGACCCCGCCCCCGCGCAGCTCCGTTCCGCGGGCCTTTCCGTGCTCGTCCTCGAACCTTCCGCGCAGGATGGCATCGAAGGACTGAAACGCCGCGTCGCCGTTGTCGCCTCCATTTTTGACAAACAGGCCGAGGGCCGGGCCATCGTCGAAAAAATCGACGCCCGGATGGCGGCCATCGAAGCCGCCAACGCCAAGGTTGCGAAAAAGAAAAACGTCTTCTTCCTCTACACACACGGCCCCGGCAAAGCCTTCATCTACGGCCGCAACACCGGCTCCCACTGGCTGATCGAGCTGGCCGGCGCGCGCAATGCCGCCGACTTCACCACCGGCACCAAACCCCTCACCGCCGAAGCCCTCGTGCAAGCCTCGCCCGACGCCCTCATCCTGCTCGAACGCGGCGTCGCCGCCATGGGCAACATGGATGCCGTGTTCGCCATCTCCGGTGTCAACCTCACCCCGGCCGGCAAAAACCGCGCCGCCTTCACCGTGGACAACAACATCCGCTGGATCGGCACCCGCTTCCCCGACCACATCGAAAAACTCCACCGCCAGCTCTACCCGGAGTCGAAGTAATCCCTCCACCGCCTCCCTTGCTCTCTCCACCTCCGCGCAGCCTCAACGCGCCATGCGGGCAGTGGAGAGAGTCCACTCCTCACGGACATAAAAACGAAACCTCGCGGATTCAATCCCTGCCGGTCCCGTTTTGCTCCCGCTTCCGGAAGCAGGGCGACCTGACCGGGAGTGACTCCGGAGACCGGGCTCTCCGGCCTCCCGGGTTTTCCTCTCTTTCTGCTGCACCGCGGGGAAGGCTCGCATGGTTTTTGCTTTTGGGTCCCGGGATTGGGTCCTGGTTCCGTTTCCTGTCATTTGGCTATCGTGCATGCTTCCCGTCCCGTTTTTGAATATTCCGCTCCGGTTCGTCGGCCACAGGCACGCCGTCCCCGGGTAGCCAGGCGGAACATTCCCCGCCTGCCGGGTTGCCTTGACGGCCTCTGCGCCATTCGTGCTTTCGCGGCGAAATACAGGAAACCCGTGTTCATGGATCACCATCGTCACGACTTCTTCGAGATTTTCTGGTTTACCGAAGGGCAGATCCGCCACCACAGCGATTTCGAAGTTTACGATGTGGAGCCTGGCACGCTCGTCTTTATCCCTGCCGGCCAAGTGCATACATGGGATTTTTCCGAGGATGTCCGCGGGTATATCATCGCCTTCGATACACGTCTTTTCGCCTCGCGCCCGGCTCTGGCTGGCGAACACGCCGGCCTCCCGTTTCTCGATCCCGCTACCTCCCGGCCGATCATCCCGGTGCCCCCGGAAGATCGGGAGGGCATCGACCAGGCCTGCCAAAGCATGCTGCGGGAATATACACGCCCGGGCCCTTACCGGGACCACGGCCTGAGAGCCCTGCTCGAGTTCATCCTCATCCAGTGCGCCCGCCATGCCGAAAACCGGACTTCCGGAGAAGAACCGGAGGCCGCCGCCAAGCACCTGTCCCGGGAATTCTCCCTGCTGGTCGAACACCATTTTTCCGAAAAGCACCGGGTGAAAGACTATGCCGCCCTGATGCAGGTCTCGGTTTCCACGCTTTCGCGCGCGGTGCGCCAGAGTACCGGACGCAGCCCCAACGACCTGATCTCCCATCGCCTCCTGCTCGAGGCCCGTCGCCTGCTTCACTACTCCACGCTGACCATCAGCGAAATCGCGTATCAACTCGGCTTCAACCCCCCCTCCAACTTCGGTCGCTTCTTCAAGAAACATACGAAGCACCCTCCCGGATATACGAGAGGCCGGCATCCCGCCTGATCCGTTTGGCCGGCGGCATGACACCGGCCAGATCACCGGCGAATTCCCCGACCGCATTTACCTGCTGCCAACATATGGCAATATAAAACGGCCTTGTGCTCCGGATTGAATGGATTTTGCCGCGAATGGACAGTCATCGGGCTGGTTCCTTGTCGAGACTGAGTCTTGTTTTCAGAGTTGATCATGGATAGCAATTACCAGCTCAACTCATATTCCCTCGCCCGAAAAGGGCTTCGTATCGGTATATTCCTCGGGTTCACCGGCCTTGTACTGGCAGCCGACTCTCCTTCGGCCTCCGGAATTGATACAACCCCGTCTGCGGCACCGCAGGTCGAGGTCATCGAAACTCCGCCAGCCGGCTCTCCGGCGGCGGAGTCCAATGAACCCGCGGTGACTCTCGACGGACTCGTCATCACCGCCGCCGGCCGTGAGCAGGAGGTCAAGTATGCCCCCGCCTCGATCAGCGTCGTCACCCACGAGCAGCTCGAAGCTCTGCCTTACCGCGAAGTGACCGACGCCTTGATGGAAATCCCCGGCGTCACCGTGGTTCCCGGCTCCGGCAATTCGAAGGACATCTCGATCCGCGGCATGGATGCGAAATACACCCTGATCCTGGTGGATGGCAAACGCCTCAGCTCGCGCGAAAGCCGCACCAGCCTTCCCCGGGGCAACGACAATGCCGGCTACGTCAGCGAAGGCAACCAACTCCCGCCTTTGGAAACCATCGAGCGCATCGAGGTCATCCGCGGCCCGATGTCCTCGCTCTACGGTTCCGATGCGATGGGCGGCGTGATCAATGTCATCACCAAGCGCGTCGCCGACCGCTGGGGCGGCAGCGTCCGCGCCAATGCCACGGTTCCGTTTTCCTCCGATGGCAGCACCATCCTGGATTCCAACTTCTACGTCTCCGGCCCCCTGATCGCCGGCAAGCTGGGCCTCCAGCTCTCCGGCTCCGTCGCCCGCACGGAGGAAAGCGACTACATCGGCGGCTCCCCCAAGCGTGAAGATGAAAGCCTGACCGCCAAGCTCTCCTGGAAGGTGTCGGACGACCATAGCCTGATCTTCGAGGTCAGCCACTACCAGCAGGAGACGATCTCCACCCCCGGCAAGTCCCTGGCCCTGAGCGACTCCCTGACGGAGCGCGAGCAGGAGCGCATGGTGTATGCGGTCAGCCACTCCGGCAACTGGGGCTGGGCCACCTCCGAAAGCTATGTCCAATACGAAGATGCCACGGCGAAGACGCCCAGCAATTCCGGGACCTTCGACAAGGAACTCGGCAACCTCACAGGGCAGACTTCGTTCATCATTCCTCTTCCCGGACGCAATACCGTCAACACCGGCCTCTTCTACCGCCTCCAGAAATTGACCGATGCGAACCAGAAGCTGAACAACACGGCCTCGGACAGCACCGACCACACCAA harbors:
- a CDS encoding hemin ABC transporter substrate-binding protein, which gives rise to MHRTILTALLLPALSLPVFGLSLKSHDDVTVTIDNPRRIVSLNTSNYEILQDLGEASRIVGTDVATHGIIPDAAEKGIANFGHPYRPNIEAIIAAKPDLVLGTADVLLDPAPAQLRSAGLSVLVLEPSAQDGIEGLKRRVAVVASIFDKQAEGRAIVEKIDARMAAIEAANAKVAKKKNVFFLYTHGPGKAFIYGRNTGSHWLIELAGARNAADFTTGTKPLTAEALVQASPDALILLERGVAAMGNMDAVFAISGVNLTPAGKNRAAFTVDNNIRWIGTRFPDHIEKLHRQLYPESK
- a CDS encoding TonB-denpendent receptor; protein product: MDSNYQLNSYSLARKGLRIGIFLGFTGLVLAADSPSASGIDTTPSAAPQVEVIETPPAGSPAAESNEPAVTLDGLVITAAGREQEVKYAPASISVVTHEQLEALPYREVTDALMEIPGVTVVPGSGNSKDISIRGMDAKYTLILVDGKRLSSRESRTSLPRGNDNAGYVSEGNQLPPLETIERIEVIRGPMSSLYGSDAMGGVINVITKRVADRWGGSVRANATVPFSSDGSTILDSNFYVSGPLIAGKLGLQLSGSVARTEESDYIGGSPKREDESLTAKLSWKVSDDHSLIFEVSHYQQETISTPGKSLALSDSLTEREQERMVYAVSHSGNWGWATSESYVQYEDATAKTPSNSGTFDKELGNLTGQTSFIIPLPGRNTVNTGLFYRLQKLTDANQKLNNTASDSTDHTNWALFADDEWRIFDSFALTGGLRMDDDEFYGAHWTPRVYGVYTPTSALTVKAGVSYGFRAPDLRQTIEDWGSSSRGGSIYGNSDLDAETSRTYELGFIYKFPVGVELGVTAYQTNFNDKIMRVPCVGSGAWCETGAPAGSTTYTNVDEAEIRGLEATLDVPLTESLALKFTGTLLDSKIDDTRNNRHGSLNDLPEKQASLSLNWRPRTRPYTAYVRVIYRGKESVPAGDIVTNSGSAAAASPAPDYATVDIGGSWKLNKTFTLYGGVMNLFDKQISYEESSYTIDGARIWAGVKASF